Proteins found in one Nocardia brasiliensis ATCC 700358 genomic segment:
- a CDS encoding M23 family metallopeptidase, whose amino-acid sequence MSLIGDDISGRPTRHRAESTAADRVKVAAGVAVAAGALIGTVSQVAPAVASPLLPGAHDGDEADAPIVVKGTGILPIAQAKAAAPAPEAPAPEVPVASQVAAPIAAAPFGLQNLPPEVAGPLAQAEQILKGVQQQVAPAPQVAVRPVAGAISSGFGSRWGEFHYGLDFADNLGAPIHSVSNGTVIEAGPASGFGLWVRVLQDDGTTAVYGHVNEMLVQEGQRVNAGDVIATVGNRGQSTGPHLHLEIWDRGGSKIDPMPYLAAKGVPLQWGPSAH is encoded by the coding sequence ATGAGCCTCATCGGCGATGATATTTCGGGTCGGCCGACGCGGCATCGCGCCGAGTCGACCGCGGCCGATCGCGTGAAGGTCGCCGCCGGTGTCGCGGTCGCCGCGGGCGCCCTGATCGGCACCGTGAGCCAGGTCGCCCCCGCGGTCGCCAGCCCGCTGCTCCCCGGCGCGCACGACGGTGACGAGGCAGACGCCCCCATCGTGGTGAAGGGCACCGGCATCCTGCCGATCGCACAGGCCAAGGCCGCCGCTCCGGCGCCCGAGGCGCCCGCTCCCGAGGTGCCGGTCGCCAGTCAGGTCGCCGCGCCCATCGCCGCCGCTCCGTTCGGCCTGCAGAATCTGCCGCCGGAGGTGGCCGGTCCGCTGGCCCAGGCCGAGCAGATCCTCAAGGGTGTGCAGCAGCAGGTCGCGCCCGCCCCGCAGGTCGCGGTCCGGCCGGTCGCCGGCGCGATCAGCTCCGGATTCGGTAGCCGCTGGGGCGAATTCCACTACGGTCTCGATTTCGCCGACAATCTCGGCGCACCGATCCACTCGGTCAGCAACGGCACCGTGATCGAGGCGGGCCCCGCGTCCGGTTTCGGTCTGTGGGTGCGCGTGCTGCAGGACGACGGCACCACCGCGGTGTACGGCCACGTGAACGAGATGCTCGTGCAGGAGGGCCAGCGGGTCAATGCCGGTGACGTGATCGCCACCGTCGGCAATCGCGGCCAGTCCACCGGACCGCATCTGCACCTGGAGATCTGGGACCGGGGCGGCAGCAAGATCGACCCGATGCCGTATCTCGCGGCCAAGGGCGTGCCGCTGCAGTGGGGACCTTCGGCCCACTGA
- a CDS encoding LuxR C-terminal-related transcriptional regulator, with product MSDLGDIFEPGSPHGRTYAVLVHHPRSNLADIAQYLGVSEDSAAASLDVLCELRAAVRVPAADGEPVVWDAHAPESLSEAEARRRQQQINQMHTAAARLSETFRSVRRSPRSNGAVVPVFERLEMLADFEEMQTSARTCVKVVERGPYLSDLDRERQLFQLKRSRLGEGIRYQTLYQDTIYQDPERLRHALSTNASGAQARTLPEPPFKLIISDDERASLVLHVDERRPDPMGLRITGSPALDLLIKTFDVLWSLAAPISVNPTAEALDERDRAILTLMGLGATDDTIARRLGMSRRTVVRRTARLLERLGASTRFQAGVQATRRGWL from the coding sequence GTGAGTGATTTGGGCGACATCTTCGAGCCGGGATCGCCGCACGGCCGCACCTACGCCGTGCTGGTGCATCATCCGCGGTCGAACCTCGCCGATATCGCGCAGTATCTGGGCGTTTCGGAGGACTCCGCCGCGGCCTCGCTGGACGTGCTGTGCGAGCTGCGCGCCGCCGTGCGGGTGCCAGCGGCCGATGGCGAACCGGTGGTCTGGGACGCCCACGCCCCGGAATCGTTGTCGGAGGCCGAAGCTCGGCGCAGGCAGCAGCAGATCAACCAGATGCACACGGCCGCAGCGCGGCTCAGCGAGACGTTCCGTTCGGTGCGGCGCTCGCCGCGCAGCAACGGCGCGGTGGTGCCGGTGTTCGAACGGCTGGAAATGCTGGCCGATTTCGAGGAGATGCAGACCAGCGCGCGCACCTGCGTCAAGGTCGTCGAGCGCGGGCCCTATCTCAGCGATCTCGACCGTGAGCGACAGTTGTTCCAGCTCAAGCGCAGTCGGCTCGGCGAAGGCATCCGCTACCAAACGCTCTACCAGGACACCATCTATCAGGATCCGGAGCGGCTGCGGCACGCGCTGTCCACCAATGCCAGTGGGGCACAGGCGCGGACGTTGCCCGAGCCGCCGTTCAAACTCATCATCAGTGACGACGAACGCGCTAGCCTGGTGCTGCACGTCGACGAACGTCGCCCGGACCCCATGGGCTTGCGGATCACCGGCTCACCCGCGCTGGACCTGCTGATCAAAACGTTCGATGTGTTGTGGTCCCTGGCCGCCCCGATATCGGTGAACCCGACGGCGGAGGCCCTCGACGAACGCGACCGCGCGATCCTGACCCTGATGGGTCTCGGTGCGACCGACGACACCATCGCCCGCAGGCTCGGCATGTCGCGGCGTACTGTGGTCCGCCGGACCGCGCGACTGCTGGAGCGGCTCGGCGCGAGTACCCGATTCCAGGCCGGGGTGCAGGCGACCCGGCGGGGTTGGCTGTGA